Proteins from a single region of Electrophorus electricus isolate fEleEle1 chromosome 5, fEleEle1.pri, whole genome shotgun sequence:
- the commd3 gene encoding COMM domain-containing protein 3 gives MELSDSVAKGLQTLADPAYLGLHHFTALIEVAFRSLLSSRADGVFDHPDLKIIDQALLKHCHVAATTFILEAVKQNADKSTISSCLEEVKFDTERSDAFYTAYQKNKTSLENLLSSIDGCPPHVTDASWRLDYCIKNGHVHKVNQPSYLISFSTQNGENGATSSEVNFSCTLEQLQDLVAKLKDAGKTMERASQL, from the exons ATGGAGTTGTCGGATTCGGTGGCAAAGGGGCTCCAAACCTTGGCCGACCCCGCTTATCTCGGCCTGCACCACTTCACGGCGTTAATCGAAGTGGCCTTCCGCAGTCTGCTGTCTTCGCGAGCCGACGGCGTGTTCG ATCACCCAGATCTGAAGATCATTGATCAAGCTCTTCTGAAACACTGTCACGTCGCAGCAACAACGTTTATTTTAGAAGCAGTGAAGCAAAATGCAGACAAGTCAACTATTAG CTCGTGCCTTGAAGAGGTCAAATTTGACACTGAAAGATCGGACGCTTTTTATACAGCATACCAG aaaaacaaaacaagtctgGAGAATCTGTTGTCTAG CATCGACGGATGTCCTCCTCATGTAACCGATGCGTCGTGGCGTCTGGACTATTGTATAAAG AATGGCCACGTGCATAAGGTCAATCAGCCGTCCTATCTGATTTCTTTCAGCACTCAG AATGGGGAGAACGGAGCAACGTCTTCAGAAGTAAACTTTAGTTGCACATTGGAGCAACTTCAG GATCTGGTGGCAAAACTCAAGGACGCAGGTAAAACTATGGAGCGCGCCTCCCAACTTTAG